One window of the Pseudomonas sp. S04 genome contains the following:
- a CDS encoding methyl-accepting chemotaxis protein, translating to MQALSGDITHAVATVQQLATESENISAILGVVRGIAEQTNLLALNAAIEAARAGEQGRGFAVVADEVRSLARKTQNATGENQRLIQQLQRGTQEAVDAMQVSQAKACDSLQQSAQISQALDRIVDAVSVITEMNMQIASAVEQQSAVADEIQQSIANIDAVATAVTQGMDQASEANTRLNRLADHQRDLVCRFHTQ from the coding sequence GTGCAAGCCCTGTCAGGGGACATAACCCACGCGGTGGCAACGGTCCAACAATTGGCAACGGAGAGCGAAAATATCAGCGCAATCCTGGGGGTGGTCCGTGGAATTGCCGAGCAGACCAATTTGCTTGCCCTGAATGCGGCTATTGAAGCCGCCAGGGCAGGGGAGCAGGGTCGAGGTTTTGCTGTGGTCGCGGACGAGGTCAGGAGCCTGGCACGCAAAACGCAAAATGCCACCGGAGAAAATCAGAGGCTTATCCAGCAATTGCAACGAGGCACGCAGGAGGCGGTCGATGCCATGCAGGTCAGTCAGGCGAAGGCTTGCGACAGCTTGCAGCAATCGGCACAGATCAGTCAGGCGTTGGACCGGATTGTCGATGCGGTTTCGGTGATTACCGAGATGAACATGCAGATCGCCAGCGCGGTCGAGCAGCAATCAGCGGTGGCCGATGAGATCCAGCAGAGCATCGCGAATATCGATGCAGTGGCCACGGCGGTGACACAAGGGATGGATCAAGCATCAGAAGCCAACACGCGATTGAACAGACTCGCCGACCACCAGCGGGATTTGGTGTGCCGATTCCATACGCAGTGA